In one Microbacterium invictum genomic region, the following are encoded:
- a CDS encoding NAD(P)-dependent oxidoreductase, translating to MSVTRIALTGSSGKLGTVVARELRAGGVEVIGLDVAGERGPGFVQVDLTDYGQVVDALGAVNDQHDGVDAVVHLGAIPAPGLRSDVATFHNNMTASFNVFHAAIRVGVRRIVAASSETVLGLPFDVPPPYVPVDEEYEPRPESVYSLVKTLEERMARELVRWHPDLSITALRFSNVMVPEDYAEFPSFDSDALRRKWNLWGYIDARDGAQAIERALRVAEPGFEAFIIAAADTVMTRPNAELLAEVFPDVEVRGEIGENDTLLSIEKARRVLGFEPRHSWRDELG from the coding sequence ATGTCAGTGACGCGCATCGCCCTCACCGGATCCTCCGGCAAGCTCGGCACGGTCGTAGCCCGTGAGCTGCGCGCCGGCGGCGTCGAGGTCATCGGCCTCGACGTCGCCGGCGAGCGCGGCCCCGGGTTCGTGCAGGTCGACCTGACCGACTACGGACAGGTGGTCGACGCGCTGGGCGCGGTGAACGACCAGCACGACGGTGTCGACGCGGTCGTGCACCTCGGGGCGATCCCGGCACCGGGGCTCCGCAGCGACGTGGCGACGTTCCACAACAACATGACGGCGAGCTTCAACGTCTTCCACGCGGCCATCCGCGTGGGCGTGCGCCGGATCGTCGCCGCGTCGAGCGAGACGGTGCTGGGACTCCCCTTCGACGTGCCGCCGCCGTACGTTCCCGTCGACGAGGAGTACGAGCCGCGTCCCGAGAGCGTGTATTCGCTCGTGAAGACCCTCGAGGAGCGGATGGCGCGCGAGCTCGTGCGTTGGCACCCCGACCTGTCGATCACGGCCCTGCGCTTCTCGAACGTCATGGTGCCCGAGGACTACGCCGAGTTCCCCTCGTTCGACAGCGACGCCCTGCGCCGCAAGTGGAACCTCTGGGGGTACATCGACGCCCGCGACGGCGCCCAGGCGATCGAGCGGGCACTTCGCGTGGCCGAGCCCGGCTTCGAGGCGTTCATCATCGCCGCGGCCGACACGGTGATGACGAGGCCGAACGCCGAGCTGCTGGCCGAGGTGTTCCCCGACGTCGAGGTGCGCGGCGAGATCGGAGAGAACGACACCCTGCTCTCGATAGAGAAGGCGCGTCGCGTGCTCGGCTTCGAGCCCCGCCACTCGTGGCGCGACGAGCTCGGGTAG